In one window of Serinus canaria isolate serCan28SL12 chromosome 18, serCan2020, whole genome shotgun sequence DNA:
- the LOC103823928 gene encoding myosin-3-like, producing MSRDAGMELFGEAAPYLRKSEKERIEAQNQPFDAKTYCFVADPEVEYTRGRIKAAQDGKITVETEDGRTVAVRPDDVYAMNPPKFDRVEDVAMLTHLHEPAVLYNLKDRYSSWMIYTYSGLFCVTVNPYKWLPVYNPEVVLAYRGKKRQEAPPHIFSISDNAYQFMLTDRENQSILITGESGAGKTVNTKRVIQYYATIAASGDTATKKEPPMKGTLKDQILSANPLLEAFGNAKTVRNDNSSRFGKFIRIHFGTSGKLASGDIETYLLEKSRVTFQLKAERSYHIFYQILSNKKPELLEMLLVTANPYDYPFISQGQISVASIDDQEELVATDAAIDTLGFSPDERTGIFKLTGAILHYGNMKFKQKPREEQAEPDGTEEADKAAYLMGLNSADLLKALCYPRVKVGNEYVLKGQTVDQVHQAVNALAKSVYEKLFLWMVVRINQQLDTKLPRQHFIGVLDIAGFEIFEFNSFEQLCINFTNEKLQQFFNHHMFVLEQEEYKKEGIEWEFIDFGMDLAACIELIEKPMGIFSILEEECMFPKATDTSFKNKLYDQHLGKCSSFQKPKPGKGKAEAHFSLVHYAGTVDYNITGWLEKNKDPLNETVVGLYQKSSMKILCHLYASFASLDEAELSSHFSAEGGGKKKGAKKKGSSFQTVSVLFRENLNKLMSNLRTTHPHFVRCIIPNETKTPGLMDHKLVLHQLRCNGVLEGIRICRKGFPNKIPYGDFKQRYHLLNASVIPEGKFVDSRKACEKLLSSIEIDHTQYKFGHTKVFFKAGLLGVLEEMRDERLGQMITGTQALCRGYLRRLELKKMFDHRESILCIQYNIRAFMKVKQWPWMKLYFKFKPLLKSVGTEKELAMMKEEFDKTKEELAKSEATRSKLEERMVALVQEKKDLQLQVQTENENLADAEERCDQLIKLKFQLEARIKEVMEKLGDDEEMNADLAARKRKLEDECSELKKDMDDLELTLVKAEKEKHATENKVKNLTEAVTGLDETVAKLVKEKKALQEAQQQALDDLQIEEEKVNTLTKARIKLEQQVNHVEGSLELERKACVDLERAKRKLEGDLKLAQETIVDLENDKQHLDEKLRKKDFDFNQMQNKIVEQRNSGTHLQKKIRELQARAAELEEETMSEKTTRTKAEKHCAELARELEETRGSLEEAGGATTAQTELSKKREAEFQKMRRDLEEATLQHEATAAALRKKHADSTAELGEQIDNLQRVKQKLEKEKSELKMEIDDLASRTEAVTKSKAILEKRYRVLEDEMSEIKTQLEEHQRNVNEVVMQKSQLQTESGELSRQLKEKETMSLQLSRSKEALTQQMEELKRQLEEEIKAKNALAHALQSARHDCDLLREQYEEEQEAKGELQRALSKANSEVAQWRTKYETDAIQRTEELEEAKKKLSQRLQEAGQQADTLNSKCASLEKMKFKLQGEVEDLTLDIERANTAAAALDRKQQNFDKVMAEWKGKYEESQQEQEALSKEAGSLHTELFKVKNAYEETLDQIETIKRENSALQQERADLTEQITSNGKMIRDLEKAKKQAEIEKNGLRTALEEAEAALEHEEVKILGVNQELTQIKSEISRKIADKDEEINQLTKNHERIVETMQTVLDSEIRSRNEALRLKKKMEGDLNEMEIQLSHANRQAAEAQKHLHSIQGALKVLLYLLVDLFFKHSIQEIH from the exons ATGAGCAGAGACGCTGGCATGGAGCTTTTTGGGGAGGCTGCGCCGTACCTGCGCAAATCCGAGAAGGAGAGAATAGAAGCCCAGAACCAGCCTTTTGATGCCAAAACCTACTGCTTTGTGGCTGACCCCGAGGTGGAGTACACCAGAGGGAGGATTAAAGCTGCACAGGATGGGAAGATAACTGTTGAGACAGAGGATGGCAGA ACAGTTGCTGTCAGACCTGATGATGTGTATGCCATGAACCCACCGAAGTTTGACAGAGTTGAGGACGTGGCCATGCTGACCCACCTGCATGAACCTGCCGTCCTCTACAACCTCAAGGACCGCTACAGCTCCTGGATGATCTAT aCCTACTCGGGTCTCTTCTGCGTCACCGTCAACCCCTACAAGTGGCTGCCAGTGTACAACCCCGAGGTGGTGTTGGCCTACCGAGGCAAGAAGCGCCAGGAGGCCCCTCCACACATCTTCTCCATCTCTGACAACGCCTATCAGTTCATGCTGACTG ATCGTGAAAACCAGTCTATCCTGATCAC CGGGGAATCGGGCGCGGGGAAGACGGTGAACACCAAGCGCGTCATCCAGTACTACGCCACAATCGCCGCCAGCGGGGACACAGCCACCAAGAAGGAGCCCCCGATGAAG GGTACGCTCAAGGATCAAATCCTCAGTGCCAACCCACTGCTGGAGGCCTTTGGGAATGCCAAGACCGTGAGGAACGACAACTCCTCACGCTTT GGTAAATTCATTCGTATCCATTTTGGAACCTCTGGAAAGCTGGCCTCTGGTGACATTGAGACCT ACTTGCTGGAAAAGTCAAGAGTCACTTTCCAGCTGAAAGCTGAGAGGAGCTACCATATCTTCTACCAGATCCTCTCCAACAAGAAGCCTGAACTGCTTG AGATGCTCCTTGTCACAGCCAATCCCTATGACTACCCCTTCATCAGCCAAGGGCAGATCTCTGTGGCCAGCATCGATGACCAGGAGGAGCTTGTTGCCACAGAT GCAGCCATTGACACTTTGGGCTTCAGCCCTGATGAGAGAACGGGGATTTTCAAGCTGACAGGGGCCATCCTGCACTATGGGAACATGAAATTCAAGCAGAAACCACgtgaggagcaggcagagcctgatgGCACAGAAG aggcTGACAAAGCAGCCTATCTGATGGGCCTGAACTCAGCAGACCTGCTGAAAGCTCTGTGCTATCCCCGGGTGAAAGTGGGAAATGAATATGTCCTGAAGGGCCAGACAGTGGATCAG GTGCACCAGGCAGTGAATGCCCTGGCCAAGTCTGTCTATGAGAAACTCTTCCTGTGGATGGTTGTTCGCATCAACCAGCAGCTGGACACGAAGCTGCCACGACAGCACTTCATTGGGGTCTTGGACATTGCTGGCTTTGAGATCTTTGAG TTTAACAGCTTTGAGCAGCTGTGCATCAACTTCACCAATGAGAAACTGCAACAGTTCTTCAACCACCACATGTtcgtgctggagcaggaggagtaCAAGAAGGAGGGGATTGAATGGGAGTTCATTGACTTTGGCATGGACCTGGCTGCCTGCATTGAGCTCATTGAGAAG cccaTGGGTATTTTCTCCATCCTGGAAGAAGAGTGCATGTTCCCCAAGGCAACTGACACCTCTTTCAAGAACAAGCTCTATGACCAGCACCTGGGCAAGtgcagcagcttccagaagCCCAAGCCTGGCAAAGGCAAGGCTGAGGCTCACTTCTCCCTGGTGCACTATGCTGGCACAGTGGATTACAACATCACTGGGTGGCTGGAGAAGAACAAGGACCCTCTGAATGAAACTGTTGTGGGGTTGTACCAGAAATCCTCTATGAAAATTTTATGCCATCTTTATGCCAGTTTTGCTTCCCTAGATGAAG ctgaaCTGTCAtctcatttttcagctgaaggtggtgggaagaagaaaggagccAAGAAGAAAGGCTCTTCCTTCCAAACTGTCTCTGTACTCTTTCGG GAAAATCTGAATAAGCTGATGTCTAACTTACGAACAACTCATCCTCACTTTGTGCGTTGCATCATTCCCAATGAAACCAAGACCCCAG GCCTGATGGATCACAAGCTTGTTCTGCACCAGCTGCGATGCAATGGTGTTCTGGAGGGCATTCGGATCTGCAGGAAAGGATTTCCTAACAAGATTCCTTATGGGGATTTCAAACAAAG ATACCACCTTCTGAATGCCAGTGTCATTCCAGAAGGAAAGTTTGTTGATAGCAGGAAGGCGTGTGAAAAGCTGCTGTCTTCCATTGAGATAGATCATACTCAGTACAAATTTGGACACACTAAg GTGTTCTTCAAGGCAGGTTTGCTGGGTGTCCTGGAGGAGATGAGAGATGAACGTTTAGGACAGATGATCACAGGGACTCAGGCTTTGTGCAGGGGATACCTCCGAAGGCttgagctgaaaaaaatgtttgacCACAG GGAGTCCATCCTCTGCATCCAGTACAACATCCGTGCATTCATGAAAGTCAAGCAGTGGCCCTGGATGAAGCTGTACTTCAAGTTTAAACCCCTCTTAAAAAGTGTGGGAACTGAGAAAGAGCTGGCCATGATGAAGGAAGAGTTtgacaaaacaaaagaagaacTGGCCAAATCAGAAGCCACCAGGAGCAAACTGGAAGAAAGAATGGTGGCTCTGgtgcaagagaaaaaagacCTACAGCTGCAAGTACAAACT gaaaatgaaaatttggcTGATGCTGAAGAAAGATGCGACCAGCTGATCAAACTAAAATTCCAGCTGGAAGCAAGAATAAAGGAGGTAATGGAAAAGCTGGGAGATGATGAGGAGATGAATGCTGATCTGGCAGCCAGAAAGAGGAAACTGGAGGATGAATGCTCTGAGCTGAAAAAAGATATGGATGACCTTGAGTTAACATTGGTCaaggctgaaaaggaaaagcatgcCACTGAAAACAAG GTCAAAAATCTGACTGAAGCAGTGACAGGTTTGGATGAGACTGTTGCAAAGTTAGTCAAGGAGAAGAAGGCCCTGCAAGAAGCCCAGCAACAGGCACTGGATGACCTGCAAATAGAGGAGGAGAAAGTTAATACCCTCACCAAAGCCAGGATCAAGCTGGAGCAGCAAGTGAACCAC GTTGAAGGATCTTTGGAACTCGAAAGAAAAGCGTGTGTGGACCTtgaaagagcaaagagaaagcTTGAGGGAGACTTGAAACTTGCACAGGAAACCATAGTAGATCTGGAGAATGATAAACAACATTTAGATGAAAAATTAAGGAA GAAAGACTTTGATTTTAACcagatgcaaaataaaattgtggAACAGCGAAATTCAGGTACTCATTTGCAGAAGAAGATCAGAGAATTGCAG GCccgtgctgcagagctggaagaggagaCCATGAGTGAGAAAACAACGCggacaaaagcagagaaacattGTGCTGAGCTGGCTCGGGAGCTGGAGGAAACCCGTGGGAGCCTtgaagaggctggaggagccacCACTGCTCAAACAGAGCTCAGCAAGAAGCGTGAGGCAGAGTTCCAGAAGATGCGCCGTGACCTGGAAGAGGCCACGCTGCAGCACGAAGCCACGGCTGCCGCCCTGCGCAAGAAGCACGCggacagcacagctgagctgggcgAGCAGATCGACAACCTGCAACGCGTGAagcagaagctggagaaggagaaaagtgaGCTGAAGATGGAGATTGATGACTTGGCCAGTCGTACAGAGGCCGTTACCAAGTCCAAG GCTATTCTGGAAAAAAGGTACCGTGTACTGGAGGATGAGATGAGTGAGATTAAAACCCAACTTGAAGAGCACCAGAGGAATGTGAATGAGGTGGTGATGcaaaaatcccagctccagacAGAGTCTG GTGAACTAAGCCGTCAACTCAAAGAGAAGGAAACCATGAGTTTGCAGCTGTCCAGAAGCAAAGAGGCACTTACACAGCAGATGGAAGAACTCAAGAGGCAGCTGGAGGAAGAGATCAAG GCCAAGAATGCCCTGGCCCACGCCCTGCAGTCTGCTCGCCACGACTGTGACTTGCTCCGGGAACAAtatgaggaggagcaggaggccaAGGGGGAGCTGCAGCGAGCCCTGTCCAAGGCCAACAGTGAAGTGGCCCAGTGGAGAACCAAATATGAGACGGACGCGATTCAGCGCACGGAGGAGCTCGAGGAGGCCAA GAAAAAGCTCTCTCAGCGTCTCcaggaggcagggcagcaggcagaCACACTGAATTCCAAGTGTGCCTCCTTGGAGAAGATGAAGTTTAAGCTGCAGGGGGAAGTGGAGGATCTGACACTGGATATAGAgagagcaaacacagcagcagctgcccttgaCAGGAAACAGCAGAATTTTGATAAG GTCATGGCAGAATGGAAGGGGAAGTATGAGgagagccagcaggagcaggaagctCTCTCTAAAGAAGCAGGCTCACTGCACACAGAgcttttcaaagtgaaaaatgcCTATGAGGAAACCTTGGATCAGATCGAGACGATCAAGCGGGAGAACTCTGCTCTCCAGC AGGAAAGAGCTGATCTCACTGAGCAAATTACTTCAAATGGCAAAATGATCAGAGACCTTGAGAAAGCCAAAAAGCAagctgaaatagaaaaaaatggtCTGCGAACAGctctggaggaggcagag gcaGCTCTTGAGCACGAAGAAGTCAAAATCCTTGGTGTCAACCAAGAACTGACTCAGATAAAGTCAGAAATCAGCAGAAAGATTGCTGACAAGGATGAGGAGATCAACCAGCTGACAAAGAACCATGAAAGGATTGTGGAGACAATGCAGACTGTTTTGGATTCTGAGATCAGGAGCAGGAATGAAGCCCTGAGGCTGAAGAAGAAGATGGAGGGAGACCTGAATGAAATGGAGATCCAGCTGAGTCATGCCAACCgccaggctgcagaggcacagaaacACCTGCACAGCATCCAGGGAGCTCTCAAGGTCTTGCTTTACCTTCtggttgatttattttttaagcacaGTATTCAAGAAATTCATTAG